In the Paenibacillus pabuli genome, one interval contains:
- the pucL gene encoding factor-independent urate hydroxylase, producing the protein MSDFIKLVNSWSVTQFVHTFGGLFEESPWVAERSWTLRPFDSLEHMMNVMKRVVETADDKVILQLLRNHPDLGARISMSSNSVKEQAGAGLDSLSPEMYSELNQLNKEYTSRFGFPFILAVKGHTAQTILDSMRQRRGRDREEEFQTALKEVFKIASIRLEKWLVQIGHEHEIGPKPAGAPKRTMYYGKGDVWLYRSYAKPLTGIGSVPESPFTGRSNVLFGMNIKVAVQGEAFLPSFTKGDNSCIVATDSMKNFILKHAASYTGATVEGFLAYVSQLFLETYPQMTKVQMTADQIPFEDVPIGFDGSYRSSTMVFRYSQNDRGTAAIEAERNGNQIELSNHFSGVADLRLIKVKGSEFAGFIKDEYTTLAEARDRPLFIFLDINWRYDDPRDGMDDTRGRYVAAEQVRDIAAAVFHECRSASIQHLLYQIGLRVLKRFGQLSEVSFESNNRTWDTVLEEVTEGEGKVYTEPRPPFGFQGFSMTRDDLETEDNDSKRVGRS; encoded by the coding sequence ATGAGCGATTTTATTAAACTCGTTAACAGCTGGTCTGTCACACAGTTCGTGCATACCTTTGGTGGATTATTTGAGGAATCACCGTGGGTGGCTGAACGTTCCTGGACTTTGCGTCCCTTTGATTCATTGGAACACATGATGAATGTCATGAAGCGTGTCGTTGAAACGGCTGATGACAAGGTCATCCTGCAGCTGCTTCGCAACCATCCCGATCTCGGCGCAAGAATCAGCATGAGCAGCAATTCCGTGAAGGAACAAGCTGGCGCAGGACTGGATTCTCTCTCGCCTGAGATGTATAGCGAACTGAACCAATTAAACAAGGAGTATACAAGCCGATTTGGCTTTCCATTCATATTGGCAGTCAAAGGTCATACTGCTCAGACCATTCTCGATTCGATGCGTCAGCGCCGTGGGCGGGACAGGGAGGAAGAGTTTCAGACGGCTTTGAAGGAAGTTTTCAAAATTGCATCCATCCGTCTGGAGAAGTGGCTGGTTCAAATTGGTCATGAACATGAAATTGGACCGAAGCCTGCGGGGGCCCCTAAGCGAACCATGTATTACGGCAAAGGCGACGTGTGGTTGTATCGCTCCTATGCCAAACCTCTAACCGGGATCGGATCGGTTCCGGAATCTCCATTTACCGGAAGAAGCAACGTTCTGTTCGGCATGAACATCAAGGTAGCTGTACAGGGTGAGGCATTCTTGCCTTCGTTTACGAAAGGAGATAATTCCTGCATAGTTGCAACAGACTCCATGAAGAATTTTATTCTCAAACACGCTGCGAGCTATACCGGTGCTACGGTTGAAGGTTTTCTTGCGTATGTGAGTCAGCTCTTTCTTGAGACATACCCTCAGATGACGAAAGTTCAGATGACAGCGGATCAGATACCTTTTGAAGATGTACCCATCGGATTCGATGGAAGTTATCGATCAAGCACGATGGTATTCCGTTATTCGCAAAATGATCGGGGTACGGCTGCAATAGAGGCAGAACGAAACGGTAACCAAATTGAGCTGAGTAACCATTTCAGCGGGGTAGCCGATCTGCGACTAATCAAGGTTAAGGGCAGTGAATTTGCGGGATTTATCAAGGATGAGTATACAACACTGGCTGAGGCGAGAGATCGTCCCTTGTTCATTTTTCTGGATATCAACTGGCGTTACGACGACCCAAGAGATGGGATGGACGATACACGTGGACGTTATGTGGCCGCTGAACAAGTACGTGATATCGCTGCTGCCGTGTTCCACGAATGCCGTTCTGCGTCCATTCAGCACCTGCTGTATCAGATCGGACTTCGTGTATTGAAGCGATTCGGTCAATTGAGTGAAGTTTCGTTTGAATCCAACAACCGGACATGGGATACGGTGCTGGAAGAAGTGACCGAAGGAGAAGGCAAGGTGTATACCGAACCCAGACCGCCATTCGGGTTTCAGGGGTTTTCAATGACAAGGGATGATCTTGAAACAGAGGACAATGACTCGAAGAGAGTAGGTAGATCGTAA